In one Melopsittacus undulatus isolate bMelUnd1 chromosome 4, bMelUnd1.mat.Z, whole genome shotgun sequence genomic region, the following are encoded:
- the MAPK1IP1L gene encoding MAPK-interacting and spindle-stabilizing protein-like, which yields MSGTDDFSLADALPDQSPAKTSKVSSTKPGQQPGQPPQGWPASNPWNNPSAPPMAPTGLPPNTSASTMPFGPPPTGMYPSMPPGPPAPFPPPPGGPYPPPTVPGPVPPGQYPPPNMPFPELPRPYGGPTEPAAPPAPVGPWGSMPSGAWGPTIGGQYPAPSMPYPPPGPYSAPTQTPGAAPTVPWGTVPPGTWGPSPPGPFPPPTGLYPAPGLYPTPPNPFQVPSGPAGAPSMPSGPHPYR from the exons atgtctGGAACCGATGATTTTTCG TTGGCAGATGCTTTACCAGATCAGTCTCCTGCTAAAACCTCCAAAGTGAGCAGCACAAAACCTGGTCAGCAACCTGGGCAGCCACCACAGGGTTGGCCAGCTTCAAATCCCTGGAACAACCCAAGCGCTCCCCCTATGGCGCCAACTGGACTGCCACCAAATACGTCCGCTTCCACTATGCCATTTGGACCTCCACCAACAGGAATGTATCCTTCAATGCCCCCTGGACCGCCTGCTccatttcctcctcctcctggtgGTCCATATCCACCCCCAACTGTGCCAGGTCCTGTCCCACCAGGGCAATATCCTCCACCAAATATGCCCTTTCCAGAGCTTCCAAGACCTTATGGTGGTCCAACAGAGCCAGCTGCACCTCCTGCTCCCGTTGGGCCATGGGGATCCATGCCCTCTGGAGCATGGGGACCAACAATAGGAGGGCAGTATCCTGCACCTAGCATGCCATATCCACCCCCAGGGCCATATTCCGCTCCTACCCAGACTCCAGGGGCCGCGCCAACAGTACCATGGGGTACGGTTCCACCTGGAACATGGGGACCTTCACCGCCAGGTCCATTTCCTCCACCCACAGGATTATATCCAGCTCCAGGACTGTATCCTACGCCCCCTAATCCTTTTCAAGTGCCATCTGGTCCTGCTGGTGCTCCATCAATGCCTAGTGGTCCCCAT CCTTACCGTTGA